A single genomic interval of Paralichthys olivaceus isolate ysfri-2021 chromosome 7, ASM2471397v2, whole genome shotgun sequence harbors:
- the LOC109639900 gene encoding protein arginine N-methyltransferase 8-B isoform X1 has translation MGMLAAMLLGPGVVLCLFTFLGFLKRTAGWDANENYLIGDEQKEPGKDRGGAFLFSLLLLSSVCTFLFLLALMGIRHSSRCMLLRRKMAESESSEQPQTQPQPIRIIPSQSAQPTSLPKPVPSIQHVTRPALPPHTPHAANLPSCPGRGKMSKFLNPEEMTSRDYYFDSYAHFGIHEEMLKDEVRTLTYRNSMYHNKHVFKDKIVLDVGSGTGILSMFAAKAGAKHVYGIECSSISEYSERIIKSNHLHSVITIFKGKVEEVELPVEKVDIIISEWMGYCLFYESMLNTVIFARDKWLKPGGLMFPDRASLYVVAIEDRQYKDFKIHWWENVYGFDMTCIRNVAMREPLVDVVDPKQVVTNSCLVKEVDIYTVKPEDLSFTSAFCLQIQRNDYIHALVTYFNIEFTKCHKKTGFSTAPDASYTHWKQTVFYLEEYLTVRRGEEIVGSIAMKPNEKNIRDLDFTFELDFKGQLCEAAISHDYKMR, from the exons ATGGGGATGCTTGCTGCAATGCTTCTGGGACCTGGTgtagttttgtgtcttttcacatTCTTAGGATTTCTAAAGAGAACTGCAGGCTGGGATGCGAATGAGAACTATTTGATTGGTGACGAACAAAAAGAGCCTGGAAAAGATCGAGGAGGcgcatttttgttttctcttttacttctatcaagtgtgtgtacatttttatttctcctggCTCTTATGGGAATTAGACACTCGTCCCGCTGCATGCTCCTCAGGAGAAAAATGGCGGAGTCTGAGAGCAGTGAG CAGCCACAGACGCAGCCACAGCCAATCCGCATCATCCCATCCCAGTCGGCACAGCCCACCTCGTTGCCCAAACCTGTGCCTTCCATCCAGCACGTGACGAGGCCCGCTCTCCCACCACACACGCCCCACGCCGCCAACCTCCCGAGCTGTCCGGGACGGGGCAAGATGTCCAAGTTCCTTAATCCAGAGGAGATGACCTCACGAGACTACTACTTTGACTCCTATGCCCATTTCGGTATCCACGAG GAGATGCTGAAGGACGAGGTAAGGACGCTCACCTACAGGAACTCCATGTACCACAACAAGCATGTCTTCAAGGACAAAATAGTGCTGGATGTCGGAAGCGGGACCGGGATCCTGTCCATGTTTGCGGCCAAGGCTGGGGCGAAGCACGTGTATGGG ATTGAATGTTCCAGTATATCAGAGTACTCCGAGAGAATCATCAAGTCCAACCACCTCCACAGCG TGATCACCATCTTCAAGGgcaaggtggaggaggtggagcttcCCGTTGAGAAGGTCGACATCATCATATCCGAGTGGATGGGCTACTGCCTCTTCTACGAATCCATGCTCAACACCGTAATCTTTGCCAGGGACAAGTGGCTG AAACCCGGTGGATTAATGTTCCCTGACCGTGCCTCACTCTACGTGGTGGCCATCGAAGACAGGCAGTACAAAGACTTTAAAATACATT GGTGGGAGAACGTGTATGGCTTTGACATGACATGTATCCGTAACGTGGCGATGAGGGAACCGCTGGTGGACGTAGTGGACCCCAAACAGGTGGTGACCAACTCCTGCTTGGTCAAG GAGGTGGACATCTACACAGTGAAGCCGGAGGACCTCTCGTTCACCTCGGCGTTCTGCCTGCAGATCCAGAGGAACGACTACATCCACGCTCTGGTCACCTACTTCAACATCGAGTTCACCAAGTGTCACAAGAAGACTGGTTTTAGTACCG ctcCAGATGCATCATACACTCACTGGAAGCAGACAGTGTTTTACCTGGAGGAGTATTTGACAGTGcgtagaggagaggagattgTTGGCAGCATCGCCATGAAGCCCAACGAGAAAAACATT CGCGACTTGGACTTTACCTTCGAGCTGGATTTTAAAGGGCAGCTGTGTGAAGCGGCCATTTCTCATGACTACAAGATGCGTTAA
- the LOC109639900 gene encoding protein arginine N-methyltransferase 8-B isoform X2, giving the protein MGMLAAMLLGPGVVLCLFTFLGFLKRTAGWDANENYLIGDEQKEPGKDRGGAFLFSLLLLSSVCTFLFLLALMGIRHSSRCMLLRRKMAESESSEPQTQPQPIRIIPSQSAQPTSLPKPVPSIQHVTRPALPPHTPHAANLPSCPGRGKMSKFLNPEEMTSRDYYFDSYAHFGIHEEMLKDEVRTLTYRNSMYHNKHVFKDKIVLDVGSGTGILSMFAAKAGAKHVYGIECSSISEYSERIIKSNHLHSVITIFKGKVEEVELPVEKVDIIISEWMGYCLFYESMLNTVIFARDKWLKPGGLMFPDRASLYVVAIEDRQYKDFKIHWWENVYGFDMTCIRNVAMREPLVDVVDPKQVVTNSCLVKEVDIYTVKPEDLSFTSAFCLQIQRNDYIHALVTYFNIEFTKCHKKTGFSTAPDASYTHWKQTVFYLEEYLTVRRGEEIVGSIAMKPNEKNIRDLDFTFELDFKGQLCEAAISHDYKMR; this is encoded by the exons ATGGGGATGCTTGCTGCAATGCTTCTGGGACCTGGTgtagttttgtgtcttttcacatTCTTAGGATTTCTAAAGAGAACTGCAGGCTGGGATGCGAATGAGAACTATTTGATTGGTGACGAACAAAAAGAGCCTGGAAAAGATCGAGGAGGcgcatttttgttttctcttttacttctatcaagtgtgtgtacatttttatttctcctggCTCTTATGGGAATTAGACACTCGTCCCGCTGCATGCTCCTCAGGAGAAAAATGGCGGAGTCTGAGAGCAGTGAG CCACAGACGCAGCCACAGCCAATCCGCATCATCCCATCCCAGTCGGCACAGCCCACCTCGTTGCCCAAACCTGTGCCTTCCATCCAGCACGTGACGAGGCCCGCTCTCCCACCACACACGCCCCACGCCGCCAACCTCCCGAGCTGTCCGGGACGGGGCAAGATGTCCAAGTTCCTTAATCCAGAGGAGATGACCTCACGAGACTACTACTTTGACTCCTATGCCCATTTCGGTATCCACGAG GAGATGCTGAAGGACGAGGTAAGGACGCTCACCTACAGGAACTCCATGTACCACAACAAGCATGTCTTCAAGGACAAAATAGTGCTGGATGTCGGAAGCGGGACCGGGATCCTGTCCATGTTTGCGGCCAAGGCTGGGGCGAAGCACGTGTATGGG ATTGAATGTTCCAGTATATCAGAGTACTCCGAGAGAATCATCAAGTCCAACCACCTCCACAGCG TGATCACCATCTTCAAGGgcaaggtggaggaggtggagcttcCCGTTGAGAAGGTCGACATCATCATATCCGAGTGGATGGGCTACTGCCTCTTCTACGAATCCATGCTCAACACCGTAATCTTTGCCAGGGACAAGTGGCTG AAACCCGGTGGATTAATGTTCCCTGACCGTGCCTCACTCTACGTGGTGGCCATCGAAGACAGGCAGTACAAAGACTTTAAAATACATT GGTGGGAGAACGTGTATGGCTTTGACATGACATGTATCCGTAACGTGGCGATGAGGGAACCGCTGGTGGACGTAGTGGACCCCAAACAGGTGGTGACCAACTCCTGCTTGGTCAAG GAGGTGGACATCTACACAGTGAAGCCGGAGGACCTCTCGTTCACCTCGGCGTTCTGCCTGCAGATCCAGAGGAACGACTACATCCACGCTCTGGTCACCTACTTCAACATCGAGTTCACCAAGTGTCACAAGAAGACTGGTTTTAGTACCG ctcCAGATGCATCATACACTCACTGGAAGCAGACAGTGTTTTACCTGGAGGAGTATTTGACAGTGcgtagaggagaggagattgTTGGCAGCATCGCCATGAAGCCCAACGAGAAAAACATT CGCGACTTGGACTTTACCTTCGAGCTGGATTTTAAAGGGCAGCTGTGTGAAGCGGCCATTTCTCATGACTACAAGATGCGTTAA